Within the Astyanax mexicanus isolate ESR-SI-001 chromosome 9, AstMex3_surface, whole genome shotgun sequence genome, the region CAGTCTGTCTATGTTTTTCTGTCTGGTAGTCCGAGCTTAACTTTGACTCAGTCCTGCGCTGCTTTGGGACACGTTAGTCTATGCTCTGGtggttgctgctgctggtgctctCTTAGTTTTTAGTCTCTTGCTTTTGGCTCTCGTTTCCCCAGCAGACAGTGCATGCCTGATGCTGCGTGTCAAGTTGCATGCCATCATCTGTGTTCCTGTCCTTTGTCCTGTGAAGCCTGGAGACCCCTGTGTTGCTCTAGTCCCCCTCCACCTCATTTCACTTCACAGAGGACCATGCCATTTGCTTACGGCAATGGAAAGTCAATCTATCGTTGGCTTGGTGGCGCAGTCTCTTGCTTCTTGCAGGTCAGGCAAAAACGGGCGAGATTAGATGCTTGCAGCAGCAATGCAACTCCAGAACATACAACCTGTTTTGTTATGAACACGTTGTAGTAGTGactgtgtttctctttctttagTTTTCTTGCATGTGATGCTGTAATAGGTcagaatagtttttatttttggaccTCATTTCCCTGATGACCCACGCAGGCTTGTTTGTTGTGTACATGTTCAGAACTCCAATGAACCATTCCAGTGTGAACACTCCCTCCATCTGTTCTGCATGTAATCTCTGTACACGGCAAATGTGGAGGCTTCCAGGAGTAAAGAGAGTGAAAGGAAAGAGAGGGAATGGACAAAGCTAAACATGAGTCTCCTTATAAATGTTTCCTATTTGCACTGCATCATGAAAAGgggaagggaggggaggatggTGTCTCTTGTTTGAGGGAGGGGTGGGTTTCAGTGGTTGGAGCTTAGGGAGATGTGGCAATTTTGTGCTTCACCTTTTGTGTTACAGGAACTACATGAATGACAGTCTGCGCACCAATGTGTTTGTGCGGTTTCAAGCGGAGACCATCGCCTGTGCCTGTATATATCTCGCCGCCCGAGCTTTACAGGTACTACTCGCAGTGTAACTGTCATCACCTCTTCCCATTTCTGAATACTGAGAAGTTCAAAACTCATAAATTTAGtgagcagctttttttttaattgtggccACATGACTAAATAGTTTAAGCTAAAAATCCTTATGTAACATATGACCCAATTTCATATCCTGTGTTTTAGCATTTAGTTCTAGAAAATCACGTcagcaaaaaatatttaatttaaattacagcattttaatggttggaacagagctgtagaagctaaaaaatgcacttttaaaagAGTTGGTATATCTCCAGctctaacccagcactcctacattctgttaaaaagctcagatgaacaaacacacatgaTGTGGCCTCTTGGATTAAATGTATGTAGTGTTtatgtaaaattattataaatcttTATAGTAACACTTAAGTAATGGTATATCAATTACATTACAATACTGCAGTAATGAACATTTCAAGTGGTTAAGTGATGTCACTACTACTTATTGACACTAGTTTAGACATTATTAAGTAATGTTGTTACGTACTGTAAGTGTCAGGTAAACTTTGCTACTATACCTTGAGACAAAGCTATTAAGTAAGAAAAGCAGAGCAATTTGTCGCAGGTTAATAAAGATTTGGTGCTGTATGAtcctatttttcatatttttaaagaattatcgTCCTTGTGATGAGTGTTGTTAGGCTGCAGTTGTAGCTGTTAGATtgtgtccctcacactgtgcatCGTATGTTTCAGTTTCCTCTTCCATCTCGGCCACACTGGTACCTACTTTTTGGAGCCACAGAGGAGGAGATCAAAGATATCTGTATTACCACCTTGAAGCTCTACACAAGGAAAAAGGTAGGACTTTATTTCATGCATACATTGACTTTTATGTAAATGTGCATGTCAGATTTTCTTTTACTGTgtgatgtgtgtatgtatatttttgtctCTCCTCATATTAatggcatctgttttttttttcctctagcCGAACTATGATCAGTTGGAACGCGAGGTTGAGAAGAGGAAGGTGGCTCTGCAGGAAGCTAAGCTGAAAGCTAAGGGGCTGAACCCTGACTGCACACCAGCTCTTTCCACGCTTGGTGGCTTTTCTCCTGGATCCAAGCCATGTAAGACCCACTATCTTTGATTTAACTGAAGtataatgtaaatacttttgtttttgtttgtttttaagcttCAGCAATAACATCATATGATTCATAGTTTTAGTTCATTTTCatgtgtcatgatttttttttttttgtttgttgctaCTGGCAGCTTCTCCAATGGTGAAGGCTGATGAGAAGTCTCCAAACCCTCAGATTGTGAAGACTGTGAAGAAAGAAGCTGAGGATCGGTCCCAGGGCTCTAAGAGTCCTCATAATGGGTAAGGGCTCATTGGCTGATTAGCAAGTCTGTTGTAAGGTGGATCAGGTGTGTTTGGGCATAGAATACCTGAGAATCTGTTTAGATAGCTGGTTTTGGAAGCCACTGGAAATGTGTTGGAATTGAGCCTGAGCTGCTTTTCTTCTGTCTTCTCCACAGGCTAAGGAAAGAAAGTAAACTGGGTCGTAACAGTAGAAGTGGGAGCCGATCTCGTTCCAGAACTCGATCACGGTCCAGGTCACGCTCTCCAAGACGACAGTAAGCACTTGTCTTAACTAGGCCTGTCTTATCAGTTTAGTGCATAATGTGGATAGGACCTCAATTTTGGcattatttttgtatgttttattctggGAAAATATACAGCTACCACTAAAGACCACTACAGTTCCTAAAACAGTTCCTCTAAtgttgctatttacaggtatatatttgagtaaatttaaaatggttgttgttttattctataaactatggacaacatttctcccaaattccaaataaaatagtcatttagagcatttatttgcagaaaattagaaatggctgaaataacaaaaaagatgtagagctttcaaagagttcagaaattaatatttagccctggtttttaatcagttttcatgcatcttggcaagttctcctccaccagtcttacacactgcttttggataactttatgcctttactcaaaTTCAagaagtttagcttggtttgatggcttgtgatcatccatcttcctcttgatttatatttaagaggtttttaattttgtaaaatcaaagaaatgtataattttttaagtgtggtctcattttttccaaagctctAAGTTTTATGTCTCTTTAAAAGAGTGCGATTgcatttaaaattacattattcCCGGTTagttctgggacaatatatcatccagaCAATAGTTATTGTTACCGATCTGCATGTAACATTTTAGCTTTCTGCTTAAACTCTGTATGCCgcatttaaatagatttttaaaaatactgcTGTTTAACTGGTAGTTCATCTTCTTTTTGTTTGTATTCCTCTTTAGTTACAACAACCGGCGCAGTCGTTCAGGGTCCTACAGCTCCCGCTCCCGTAGCCACTCGCACAGCCGCAGCCCGTCACCGAGGCGGCATACCAACCACGGCCCCCCCTCCCCTCTCCTGCCGCACCTGAAGTCCAAGCAGCGCTCGGATGATAAGGTCCACAGTCGCCACAGCCACAAGAGGAAGCGCTCGCGCTCTGGCAGCAAACCGCGAGGGGAGCGCGAGAGGGAACgggacagagagagggagcggGACCGCGCCTCGTCTGACCTGAGCTCCAAAAAGCATCGGCACGAACGAGGTGGTGGCAGCGGGGGTCACCACAGGGACCGCCGGGAACGGTCACGCTCATACGAGCGATCACACAAGAGCAAACACCACAGCAGCAGCCACTCGAGCCACAGCCGCCATCGACGCTGAGAAACGCAAGCAAAGCTGTCTGAGTGAATGAATGCAAGTTCGTCTGGCTATGTGCGTCGAGCGGGTCAGAGTTTAACGCCAGATCTGACCACAATCTccctcattttacattttatttgtttttttgttttgtttgttttttggtaaATCTTTTAGTTCAAATGTAAAGTGAAGGACTTGAAATACATATTTACAGTGTAAAGAGATTAAATGCTGACATGTTGCAAAGAATGCTTTGATTTATAAAAGCATCATTTTGTTGAAGTGTTTGGGGAGGGGGGAAGTGAataatttaaacaattatttcAGGAAAGACTTCAAGACTTTGCACGGGTATAGCTATATTTACAGAACGTGTTTCCTCTACAGACAAAGAACACGATTTCCCAAGGAATAGaccatatttttttacagcaGGATGCAGACTTTTTTTCTTCAATCGTGGTGACTTTGTTACACTGGTTTTAGTCTGCACGTGTTCACGTTGGATTTTTACTCAATAAAAGGAAAAACTGACTTATTCTTACTGTATTGATGTCTTTGTGTATTTCTGTTTTCCTGAGACTACTAGAACACTCActttcaatagtttttttttttaagaccacTGTTAGAATTTCCTCTTAGAGCTATAGATACTGGATGctactaagtttttttttattttttatttttttttttttattaataataatagaaaacagTCCAATGTTTAAATTGTATGGAGGTGCAGTTAAAATTCTCAAGTAAAATATCCAGTTAACTTACGTGGGTTAGAAAGCACTTTAGTTCTGGGTTTGTTTGAAAGAAAAGTAAATTATTACTGAATCCAGGATGAGTAGAATGCCGAGTCACAAGCTTTGATTCATTTATACTGTGTTATTCACAACTTCCAGT harbors:
- the ccnl1a gene encoding cyclin-L1a isoform X1 — translated: MEATMAATPATTATPNPLPGGDAGILIGDRVYSEVFLTIDNSLIPEEKLTPTPSMLDGLDLHTETDLRILGCELIQAAGILLRLPQVAMATGQVLFHRFFYSKSFVKHSFEIVAMACINLASKIEEAPRRIRDVINVFHHLRQIRGKRSSSPLILDQNYINTKNQVIKAERRVLKELGFCVHVKHPHKIIVMYLQVLECEKNQTLVQTAWNYMNDSLRTNVFVRFQAETIACACIYLAARALQFPLPSRPHWYLLFGATEEEIKDICITTLKLYTRKKPNYDQLEREVEKRKVALQEAKLKAKGLNPDCTPALSTLGGFSPGSKPSSPMVKADEKSPNPQIVKTVKKEAEDRSQGSKSPHNGLRKESKLGRNSRSGSRSRSRTRSRSRSRSPRRHYNNRRSRSGSYSSRSRSHSHSRSPSPRRHTNHGPPSPLLPHLKSKQRSDDKVHSRHSHKRKRSRSGSKPRGERERERDRERERDRASSDLSSKKHRHERGGGSGGHHRDRRERSRSYERSHKSKHHSSSHSSHSRHRR